TATAGCTTGGCTTTTTCGAAATTAACTGTTGTGCCGCGTGGCGTACCTTCGTCATCGACAGGAAGTTCACGCAAGTCAATTGTTTCAAAACCGTAAATGCCTTTTTTACCTTTGATATTAGCTGCATCGTCAATCATTACTGCTGTTACGAATTTCTCATAAACGCTCTGGAATGTTTCGTCAATACCGTTTTCTTCATATGCCTGGTTGTAACTGTCGATTGAGTTTAATGGACTTTTTGCAACGTCCAGGATAAAGTCTTGTCCAAATTGTTCATAGTTATAAAGGGTAAACAGGTAGACAAGTCCATAGTCAGCAATTGTCTCCGGACCTGTTTCAGCATCTACATGCTCGTCCCAGGCTGTCAGCGAGTTTTCCGGATGGTCAAGCAGGAAGTTGATTGAACCGGCATCATGACCATATCCGCCCAGATACTCAGAAAATGTTGAGAACCCTTCATTTAACCATGAAGTTTCGTCAGAGTCATTATCCGCATGTACTAAATGCTGAAATTCATGAATGGTTGTTCCGAAGAAAGTGTTCTCCAGACGTTCTTCCCAATTATTTGTATCGATAGTTATAATGTTGCGATCCATATACAATTCCAGCGTTTGCCAGAAGAATCCGGCTACAAAGAATGGATAGTCAGGATTATAGTAATTCTCATCAACAATGTTATCGACAAGCATGAGTGTTTTATCATTACCATTTTCTGACTTGTAGTAATCTCCAGGAAGACCAACCATCCCTGGGGCTATTGCGTTACTTCCGTCCAATGAATCCGGTGTTCCAAAGAAATTGGTTACAGATGGATAAATATTTGAATCGAATTCATCACGAAGCTTGTCCACTTGTTCTTGAGTGACAACTTGCGGATCACGCGGGTCTCCTTCAGGAAAGCTCAAGTCATTGGCAACCCATATTTCCACGTTTTCACCGACACTGCGTAATGTAAATTCTTTAAATACTAAACTATTATTTGCGCCTTGGGTAAGAAAAAGCTTTGTTCCGCCGTCATAAGTGAAATGAGGGCTGTTGCTTGAACCATTACCTACATTGTTTAACTTATTTTGAACCTCATCGGCGGCTTCCTTAATCTGTTGCTTAGCTTTCTTCTGAAATTCCTCATCTTGAGATTTCTTGTTCAACTGAGACGTAATATCAACAGTATCACCATACCGTTCTTTGTCCCAGTTGGAAACCGTGTCCCCAAGTCCATCATCTGAAGCTGCGAAACTTGCTGCTGGAACCATAAGAGATAATACTAAAGCTATTGCTGAAAATAATGCTACTGATTTTACTGACTTTCTCATAAAAAACCTCCCTGGATTCATAGTATTTATATAGCAGTGGATTGCCATATGATTTTATTATATAGAATTTATGATAAAAATTCAAAAAATTATGAATAGTAAAATTGTACTATTTTTGCGACGGATTTCTTATTTTCATGGGCAAAAAGTATGACTTTGCCGACAATTCCAGCGCTAATCAGACAGCATATTATGTGGTTTAAAAGACTCAGGGATAAGGGTAAAGTATGATAAGGCAAGCATTTCTTTAAAGTTTAATATACTAGTGTGTTAAGGTTGAAGTAATAATTTAAGAAATCGGAACCTATAATAAAAAATAGAAGGCAGGAGTGTTAATCATGAGCGACTTTTTAAAAAAGGGTTTTTTACTCGGATTGGGAGCAGCTGTAAGTGGTAAGGAAAAACTGGACAAAAAGCTCAAGGAATTAGTGGAAAAAAATGAGCTCACCCAGGAACAGGCACGAACGGTAATGCGTAACTTTGTTGAAAAAGGCGAAATGAAAACAGATGAATGGAACACCAGACAATATGAACAAACACAGGATTTGGCAAAGGATCTGGGGTTGGCTACAAAAGAAGATATTAATGAATTACGGGCAAGAATCACAGAACTGGAAGAAAAATTGGAAGATCAATGAAAATTTGAAGAAGCAGGTCCCAGGAATGGGCCCTGCTTCTTCAATGGCTTAAACTTTAGCGTTTTTGCTGTGAACTTCAGCGAATTCATCGTGAACTTTAGCATTTTCCCTAAGCACCACCTATTCCCAGCAGTACCAGTACGGAAGGTTTTTTGAGATGCCGGCAGTGGCAGTTCTTGACAGTCCAACTAAGTTTAATAAAGAATAAAAATCGCTTTAATAAAGTAACGAAAGCAACCGCCTATTCCAATTATAGTTAAAAAATGACAGATATATAGGTAAATATAATCAGTAAATTAAGTAAATTGTTAATTTTGTATTGATTCCTCTGCGTAATAACGATACAATAGGAACGGATATGAATATGTTGTTATTGCTAGGGGGATTATGGCGTTATGAAAAGCTTTTTAACATTGTTGCGGAAAGAAACAGAAGAGAAGCTTGGCAGACAATTGCATGAAAACGAAATGGAGTTTTTGCAATGGTTGGATGAACGCTATAACGAGGAGCAGCAGCATATAAATGCATAATCAAAGACAGAGATAAGAGTCTTGGAAGCGCCAAGGCTTTTTTTATGTATTTGGAAAATGTTATACTTAAACGTGTTCGGAAAGAAGCAGGGAGTGATATCAATGGCAGTGGCGAACGAGACAATTATACAAAAAATGATGAATGAACTGACCGAAGCAAAGAAAAAGGCTAACGATAGCAAATCGATGGAAAAACATATAGCCAATGTACAGCTTCTGTGTGAATTATTATTGGGCGAAATAAGTGCCACGCCATCCACTGATAATGAAATAACCGAAGAAGAAATGAAAGCGATGATCGGTACCAATGACACGAAACGAAAATATACAAAAACAACCATCAACGATGATGATGCAAATGGTGATTCCATATTTGACTTTTAACAGCAGGAAATGAGGGGAGAAAAAATGAAGTTATTTATCATTCTTGGAGCGATAAATGGATTTTTGGCAGTTGCCCTGGGAGCATTTGGGGCACATGGACTGGAAGGGAAGTTGTCCGAAAAAGCGCTGAATACATGGGATAAAGCTGTAAACTATCAAATGTTTCATACGATGGCCTTGCTCGTTACCGGGCTCCTGATGGTGAAAATCCAGACTAGTGGAATGGCCTGGGCAGGCTGGATGTTTTTTATCGGAATTTTGCTGTTCTCCGGCAGTCTGTACATCTATTCAACTACCGGATTGAAAACATTTGCCATGATCACACCACTTGGCGGGGTTGCATTTCTGATCGGCTGGGTACTGCTGGGATATGCTGCCATTAAATTTCTATAATTGGAAAAGAAGTACAGTCGTAATAAGCAGCAGCATGACGGCTTTGGCAAACTGTTTCACTCCTTCAGTGGAATGCGGTGTGTTCAGGGCAATAAGTGCTTCACAAAAAATACTGATTGACAGCAGATATAAACTGAAGAACATAATAATCAGGTAACCCTGGAAAATTGCAATAAGTCCAGTAACGACAACTAATCCAAGGGTTAATAATTCAAGTCGGATAAATTTCTCATACGGATGTCTCATTTATGTTTCCCCCTGTTGGGTAACAGCCAATAAAGCGGTCGTTAATAGAATGAAAGCATT
The genomic region above belongs to Virgibacillus doumboii and contains:
- a CDS encoding DUF423 domain-containing protein, which translates into the protein MKLFIILGAINGFLAVALGAFGAHGLEGKLSEKALNTWDKAVNYQMFHTMALLVTGLLMVKIQTSGMAWAGWMFFIGILLFSGSLYIYSTTGLKTFAMITPLGGVAFLIGWVLLGYAAIKFL
- a CDS encoding phasin family protein, producing the protein MSDFLKKGFLLGLGAAVSGKEKLDKKLKELVEKNELTQEQARTVMRNFVEKGEMKTDEWNTRQYEQTQDLAKDLGLATKEDINELRARITELEEKLEDQ
- a CDS encoding choice-of-anchor J domain-containing protein, with amino-acid sequence MRKSVKSVALFSAIALVLSLMVPAASFAASDDGLGDTVSNWDKERYGDTVDITSQLNKKSQDEEFQKKAKQQIKEAADEVQNKLNNVGNGSSNSPHFTYDGGTKLFLTQGANNSLVFKEFTLRSVGENVEIWVANDLSFPEGDPRDPQVVTQEQVDKLRDEFDSNIYPSVTNFFGTPDSLDGSNAIAPGMVGLPGDYYKSENGNDKTLMLVDNIVDENYYNPDYPFFVAGFFWQTLELYMDRNIITIDTNNWEERLENTFFGTTIHEFQHLVHADNDSDETSWLNEGFSTFSEYLGGYGHDAGSINFLLDHPENSLTAWDEHVDAETGPETIADYGLVYLFTLYNYEQFGQDFILDVAKSPLNSIDSYNQAYEENGIDETFQSVYEKFVTAVMIDDAANIKGKKGIYGFETIDLRELPVDDEGTPRGTTVNFEKAKLYEKDGVPAWGADYKKLDFDSKIKNITFDGIDFQPVKWQSVQDPLGSSNEVYWGNEGNEVDNNLIFEADLSNVSEATLTFDHYQQIEEQWDFGAVQVSTDNGQTWTSLANENTRTDITDQGYPKIKENLPGFTGLNEDWQKETFDLSEYAGQKVHISFRYMTDWASNQAGWFVDNIAIPEIGLSYDGTSVEPFMSKAELLENYVNYSVTFVNKDKHGKYKVRHVDPFNVTEEDALQLRQLFKKGTNYMTTWYSAPSDKVNPVPFEYEIELKSNNGKGNNGKGNNGNNGNGNNGRGNGNR
- a CDS encoding YwdI family protein, giving the protein MAVANETIIQKMMNELTEAKKKANDSKSMEKHIANVQLLCELLLGEISATPSTDNEITEEEMKAMIGTNDTKRKYTKTTINDDDANGDSIFDF